CGCGCCGAGTACGCGCGCCTCGCGCCGCACCTCGAACTCACGACGCTCCCCGCACGGAGCGTGATTTATGAGCCGCACGCACCCATTACGCACGTCTACTTCCCGCAGGACGGCATGTTCTCGCTCGTCCTCCCCCTCGCCGACGGGGGCGTGGTCGAGGTCGGCATGGTGGGACGCGAAGGTGTGGCCGGCGTTCCCGCCGTGCTCGGCGTCGCGTCGATGCCGACGCGATGCATCGTCCAACTCGACATGCGGGCGCGCACGCTCCCCGTCGCGAAGCTCCGCACACAGGCGCGCGACGCCTCCACCCTTCGCCTGCTGCTCGGCCGCTACACGCAGACCCTCATCGACCAGATCGCCCAGGGCGCCGCGTGCAACCGACGCCACACGCTGGACCGGCGGTGTGCGCGGTGGCTGCTGATGAGTCACGACCGCGCCGAGGCGGACCAGTTCCCACTCACGCAGGAGTTCCTCGCCTACATGCTCGGCGTGCACCGCCCCTCCGTCGTCACGGCGCTCGGCGTGCTCCGCCGTGCCGGATTGATCCGGTCGACACGCGGCAGCGTCGGCGGGATCACGGTCCTGGACCGTCCCGGGCTCGAACGCGCCGCCTGCGAGTGCTACGGTGCCATCCGCGCGAGATTCGACGCGGTGTTTGCGTAATGGCGGGCGAGGGCGAACCGCGTGGTCGTGCCCGCGACGACGGTGGAACGCGCGAGCCCGCTCGGGCGTTTTCCGGTGTCCCCGCACGAGCTCGGGGCGTTTGACCGGTCGGTCCGGCGTCGAAGGGCACCCGTGAGCCCCCACGATCACCCACCATTCTCGAGAGGCATTCGACATGAGCGACGCGCTCGTCGTCTTCGCCCGATTCACGGCGAAGGCCGGTAAGGAGGAGGCGCTCAAGGCCGAGCTCCTCAAGATGATCGCGCCCACCCGGGCCGAGCCCGACAACATCTACTACGACCTCCATCAGGGGGTCGACCAGCCGGCCTTCCTGTTCTTCCACGAGTCCTGGCCCGACGAGGCCGCGCTCAAGCGGCACATGGCGACGCCGCACTTCCAGGCGATGGACAAGGCCGTGCAGGACCTGCAGGCCGATCCGTACAGCGTCGTGATCACGCGCATGACGAGCACGCCGGCGGATGCTGGCGCGTCGCGTGCCTAACGTGCGGCCCTGAGATGGCGGCGGTCCTCGCCAACGGCGCCAACGGCTCGGCGCTTCTGTCCCACTGGCCATGAGACCTCTCCACAATGCC
The sequence above is a segment of the Gemmatimonadetes bacterium T265 genome. Coding sequences within it:
- a CDS encoding antibiotic biosynthesis monooxygenase, whose translation is MSDALVVFARFTAKAGKEEALKAELLKMIAPTRAEPDNIYYDLHQGVDQPAFLFFHESWPDEAALKRHMATPHFQAMDKAVQDLQADPYSVVITRMTSTPADAGASRA